In Juglans regia cultivar Chandler chromosome 5, Walnut 2.0, whole genome shotgun sequence, the following are encoded in one genomic region:
- the LOC109002626 gene encoding probable histone H2B.1: protein MAPKAAEKKPAEKKPAEEKKSTVAEKAPAEKKPKAGKKLPKEGGAGASDKKKKRTKKSVETYKIYIFKVLKQVHPDIGISSKAMGIMNSFINDIFEKLAQESSRLARYNKKPTITSREIQTAVRLVLPGELAKHAVSEGTKAVTKFTSS, encoded by the coding sequence ATGGCTCCCAAAGCAGCAGAGAAGAAACCCGCCGAGAAGAAGCCCGCCGAGGAGAAGAAATCGACGGTTGCGGAGAAGGCTCCAGCCGAGAAGAAGCCCAAGGCCGGAAAGAAGCTCCCGAAGGAAGGAGGAGCCGGCGCCTCggacaagaagaagaagcggACCAAGAAGAGTGTTGAGACCTACAAGATCTACATCTTTAAGGTGCTAAAACAGGTCCACCCTGATATTGGGATCTCCAGCAAGGCCATGGGGATCATGAACAGCTTCATTAATGATATCTTTGAGAAGCTCGCCCAAGAGTCTTCTCGGCTTGCGAGGTACAACAAGAAGCCCACCATCACCTCTCGGGAGATCCAGACGGCGGTGCGTCTCGTGCTGCCTGGTGAACTCGCCAAGCACGCCGTTTCTGAGGGGACCAAGGCGGTCACCAAGTTTACTAGCTCTTAG